The proteins below are encoded in one region of Chryseobacterium wanjuense:
- the metK gene encoding methionine adenosyltransferase codes for MSYLFTSESVSEGHPDKIADQISDALIDHFLAYDKSSKVACETLVTTGQVVLAGEVKSDAYLDVQTIARDVINGIGYTKGEYMFNGDSCGVISAIHEQSPDINQGVDRAVNDESFEAKANAQGAGDQGMMFGYATNETANYMPLALDLAHTILKELSAVRREDSEIKYLRPDAKSQVTIEYSDDHKPIRIDSIVVSTQHDDFGTEEEMLNKIREDIKNILIPRVVAQQTEEIKALFNDQIKYHINPTGKFVIGGPHGDTGLTGRKIIVDTYGGKGAHGGGAFSGKDPSKVDRSAAYATRHIAKNLVAAGVADEVLVQVSYAIGVAEPCGLYINTYGTAKVDLHDGEIAKKVSTIFDLRPYAIEQNLKLRNPIYQDTASYGHMGRESYVADKTFNKGQKNELTLKGLEFFTWEKLDKVDEIKASFGI; via the coding sequence ATGTCTTATTTATTTACGTCTGAATCAGTTTCAGAAGGACATCCGGATAAAATTGCCGATCAGATTTCCGATGCATTAATCGACCACTTTTTAGCATACGACAAATCTTCAAAAGTAGCTTGTGAAACACTTGTAACAACGGGACAGGTAGTTTTGGCAGGTGAGGTGAAGTCTGATGCGTATCTTGATGTGCAGACTATTGCAAGAGACGTTATCAACGGAATCGGGTATACAAAAGGTGAGTACATGTTCAATGGTGATTCTTGTGGAGTTATTTCAGCCATTCACGAACAGTCTCCGGATATCAACCAAGGGGTTGACAGAGCTGTAAACGACGAATCTTTCGAAGCTAAAGCAAATGCACAGGGAGCTGGTGACCAGGGGATGATGTTTGGATATGCAACCAACGAAACTGCGAACTATATGCCTCTTGCACTGGATTTGGCACATACTATTCTTAAAGAACTTTCTGCTGTCAGAAGAGAAGATTCTGAGATCAAATATCTTCGTCCGGATGCAAAAAGCCAGGTGACAATCGAGTATTCTGATGATCATAAGCCAATCAGAATCGATTCTATCGTAGTTTCTACGCAACATGACGATTTCGGAACTGAAGAAGAAATGCTGAACAAAATCCGCGAAGACATCAAAAATATTTTGATTCCAAGAGTGGTAGCTCAGCAGACTGAAGAGATTAAAGCGTTATTCAACGATCAGATCAAATATCATATCAACCCGACAGGTAAGTTTGTAATCGGTGGCCCTCACGGAGATACAGGTCTTACGGGAAGAAAGATCATCGTAGATACTTACGGTGGAAAAGGAGCTCACGGTGGTGGTGCGTTCTCTGGAAAAGATCCTTCAAAAGTAGACAGAAGTGCTGCTTATGCAACAAGACACATTGCTAAAAATTTAGTGGCTGCGGGTGTTGCGGATGAAGTTTTGGTACAGGTTTCTTACGCGATCGGTGTTGCTGAGCCTTGTGGTTTATACATCAATACTTACGGAACAGCAAAAGTTGATCTTCATGATGGTGAAATCGCTAAAAAAGTTTCTACAATTTTCGATTTAAGACCTTACGCGATCGAACAAAACTTGAAATTGAGAAACCCAATTTACCAGGACACAGCTTCTTACGGACACATGGGTAGAGAAAGCTATGTAGCTGATAAGACTTTCAATAAAGGACAAAAAAATGAGTTAACTCTTAAAGGACTTGAGTTCTTTACTTGGGAAAAACTTGACAAAGTAGACGAAATTAAAGCTTCTTTCGGAATTTAA
- the trpS gene encoding tryptophan--tRNA ligase, with protein MSRILTGIQATGTPHLGNLLGAIIPAIELSKQEGNESFLFIANLHALTQIKDAEVMKQYTYEIAAAWLACGLDTEKTYFYRQSDIAEACELSWHLSCFFPYQRLTLAHSFKDKADRLQDVNAGLFTYPILMAADILLYDAEIVPVGKDQLQHLEIARDVAARFNNQMGEVLVLPQAELQENTKYVPGIDGQKMSKSRGNIINIFLPEKELKKQVMSIETDSKSLEEAKDPETDKVFAIYQLIATPEQTEELRAKYLAGNFGYGHAKKELLDLILTRFEKERETYNYYMNNLSELEAKLQEGATKTRVIATETLKRVRESLGF; from the coding sequence ATGTCAAGAATTCTTACCGGCATTCAAGCCACCGGAACACCGCACCTTGGTAATTTGTTGGGTGCTATCATTCCTGCGATTGAGCTATCAAAACAGGAAGGAAACGAATCATTTTTATTTATCGCCAACCTGCATGCTTTAACACAGATTAAGGATGCTGAAGTGATGAAACAATATACCTACGAGATTGCTGCGGCTTGGCTCGCTTGTGGGTTGGATACCGAAAAAACATACTTTTACAGACAAAGCGATATCGCGGAAGCCTGTGAACTTTCTTGGCATTTATCATGTTTTTTTCCTTATCAAAGACTTACTTTAGCGCATTCTTTTAAAGATAAAGCAGACAGACTGCAGGATGTAAACGCAGGTTTATTTACCTACCCGATCCTGATGGCTGCAGATATTCTGTTGTATGATGCAGAAATTGTTCCTGTAGGGAAAGACCAGCTTCAGCACTTGGAAATTGCGCGTGATGTAGCTGCCAGATTCAACAATCAGATGGGTGAAGTTTTGGTACTTCCTCAGGCTGAGCTTCAGGAAAATACGAAATATGTTCCCGGAATTGATGGCCAGAAAATGTCAAAATCCAGAGGAAACATCATCAATATTTTCTTACCTGAAAAAGAACTGAAAAAGCAGGTCATGAGCATCGAAACCGATTCGAAATCACTGGAAGAAGCTAAAGATCCTGAAACGGATAAGGTTTTTGCCATTTATCAATTGATCGCCACTCCTGAGCAGACAGAAGAGCTGAGAGCAAAATATTTAGCCGGAAACTTTGGCTACGGTCATGCTAAAAAAGAGCTTTTGGATCTGATTCTGACAAGATTCGAGAAGGAAAGAGAAACTTATAATTATTATATGAATAATCTTAGTGAGCTGGAGGCAAAACTTCAGGAAGGAGCAACGAAAACAAGAGTAATTGCTACTGAAACACTTAAAAGAGTAAGGGAAAGTTTGGGATTTTAA
- a CDS encoding lipoprotein signal peptidase, translating to MKKILAVTFLILLIDQASKIYVKTHFNLDDSISVFPGFKLTFVENPGMAYGLHFGGILGKYFLVFIRIILIGGMIYLFKKWLQRGESNYLLIPMAMIFAGAIGNLIDGMFYGLIFDSGTVYDQSIDRWIGYGGISKFVPVGEGYSTFMKGCVVDMLHFPLVDWNVPENFPLIGGKHIEFFKYIFNVADSAITVGAVLLLVFRKKAFPNGLEF from the coding sequence TTGAAAAAAATCTTAGCCGTAACATTTTTAATACTGTTAATAGATCAGGCTTCAAAAATTTACGTAAAAACACATTTCAATCTGGATGACAGCATTTCGGTCTTTCCGGGATTCAAATTAACTTTTGTAGAAAATCCGGGAATGGCTTACGGGCTTCATTTCGGTGGAATTTTAGGGAAATATTTCCTTGTATTCATTAGAATTATTCTAATCGGAGGAATGATTTATTTATTCAAGAAATGGCTGCAAAGAGGAGAATCCAATTACCTTCTGATTCCTATGGCAATGATTTTTGCGGGAGCGATCGGGAATTTAATTGACGGGATGTTTTACGGTCTTATTTTCGACAGCGGAACGGTGTATGACCAAAGTATCGACCGATGGATCGGCTATGGCGGAATATCAAAATTTGTTCCTGTAGGCGAAGGCTATTCTACTTTTATGAAAGGATGTGTGGTTGATATGCTCCACTTCCCTTTGGTAGACTGGAACGTTCCTGAAAATTTTCCGTTAATAGGAGGAAAACATATTGAATTTTTTAAATATATATTCAATGTAGCAGATTCGGCGATTACGGTAGGAGCAGTTTTATTACTGGTATTCAGAAAAAAAGCTTTCCCGAACGGCCTCGAATTTTAG
- a CDS encoding YjjG family noncanonical pyrimidine nucleotidase: MNIQHIFFDLDNTLWDHRKNAYLTIKDLFETEEITLKYNIDFEEFHSVYHNINESLWEKIRDGIIDKEYLRKHRFYDTFKHFNVDDLELSMYFEEHFLDKILNHNELVEGAQYILDYLKAKNYTLHVISNGFKEVTERKCILSRIDKYFQTITSADSVGVRKPNPKIFEYSLQLAEASKEESILIGDDWIADVVGAQNFGMDVIFFDVFNENPKEEGLKVIKHLLQIKEYL, encoded by the coding sequence ATGAATATTCAGCACATTTTTTTTGACCTCGACAATACGCTCTGGGATCATCGCAAGAACGCGTACCTTACCATCAAAGATCTTTTCGAAACGGAAGAAATTACTTTAAAATATAATATTGATTTTGAGGAGTTTCATTCTGTCTACCACAATATCAACGAAAGTCTATGGGAAAAAATAAGAGACGGAATTATCGATAAAGAATACTTAAGAAAGCATCGTTTTTATGACACGTTCAAACATTTTAATGTCGATGACTTAGAGTTGTCGATGTATTTCGAAGAACACTTTTTAGATAAAATTCTCAATCATAATGAGTTGGTGGAAGGCGCACAGTATATTTTGGATTATTTAAAAGCTAAAAATTATACGCTGCATGTGATCTCAAACGGGTTCAAAGAAGTGACGGAAAGAAAATGTATTTTATCCAGAATCGACAAATATTTTCAAACCATTACCAGCGCAGATTCTGTTGGTGTAAGAAAACCGAATCCTAAGATTTTTGAATATTCGTTACAGTTGGCAGAAGCCTCAAAAGAAGAAAGTATTCTGATCGGAGACGACTGGATCGCGGATGTTGTCGGCGCACAGAATTTCGGAATGGATGTTATTTTTTTTGATGTTTTTAATGAAAATCCAAAAGAAGAAGGTTTAAAAGTAATTAAGCATCTTCTACAGATTAAAGAATATTTATAA
- a CDS encoding LysR substrate-binding domain-containing protein, with product MNIQQLEYLIAVDKYKHFGKAAQACFITQPTLSAMIQKFEDELDVKVFDRTTHPIRTTDVGLQIIDQAKVIIESVNELKNKANLLNNILGGTINIGIIPTVSSFILPTEIFKFLEENPKIQMNVKEMTTDNIIKALKAGELDAGIISTPYDTADEFYQDFLFNEELMIYSSDTEANKKNSYVVPEDLNVEKVWLLEEGNCLRNQFENICHLKENTLKPKNLDFLASNIQTLVHMVDKVGGISILPELALNQLSDTQKENVFRFKKPFPYREISIIYYKPTFKQKIIDELSHSIRASLEKKLNYNESPKEFVSIKPQ from the coding sequence ATGAACATTCAGCAACTGGAGTATCTTATCGCCGTAGATAAGTACAAACATTTTGGTAAAGCAGCCCAAGCATGCTTCATTACGCAGCCTACTTTAAGTGCAATGATACAGAAATTTGAGGATGAACTGGATGTAAAGGTTTTCGACAGAACGACACACCCGATTCGTACCACAGATGTAGGGCTTCAGATCATCGATCAGGCGAAGGTGATCATAGAGTCTGTCAATGAATTGAAAAATAAAGCAAACCTGCTCAATAATATTTTAGGAGGTACCATTAATATTGGAATTATCCCTACTGTTTCATCTTTTATTTTACCGACTGAGATTTTCAAATTCCTTGAGGAAAACCCGAAAATCCAGATGAATGTAAAAGAGATGACAACAGATAATATTATTAAAGCTTTAAAGGCGGGTGAACTGGATGCCGGAATTATTTCGACACCTTACGATACGGCGGATGAATTTTATCAGGATTTCTTATTCAATGAAGAATTGATGATCTACAGTTCCGATACGGAAGCAAATAAAAAGAACTCTTATGTAGTTCCTGAAGATCTTAATGTAGAAAAAGTATGGCTTCTTGAGGAAGGAAACTGTCTGAGAAATCAGTTTGAAAATATCTGTCATTTGAAGGAAAATACTTTGAAGCCTAAAAACTTGGATTTCCTTGCATCAAATATCCAGACTTTGGTACATATGGTAGATAAAGTGGGCGGAATCAGTATCTTACCGGAGCTTGCACTGAATCAGCTTTCTGATACACAAAAGGAAAATGTATTCAGATTTAAGAAGCCTTTCCCGTACAGAGAGATCAGTATCATTTACTACAAACCGACATTTAAACAAAAAATTATTGATGAATTATCGCATTCTATTAGAGCTTCATTAGAGAAAAAGCTAAATTATAATGAAAGTCCAAAAGAATTCGTAAGCATAAAACCGCAATAG
- a CDS encoding SanA/YdcF family protein: MKKIIKILFKFFLLLLVAGIIFIAWANYSIKENSDSYISYNIADIPETKTALLLGTSKNLNSGLPNAYFYNRIQAAVDLYKSGKIEYIIVSGDNSRKSYNEPEDMLLTLVHYGIPHDRIFLDHAGFRTLDSVVRAKEIFGQTKLVIISQKFHNERAVFLAKKNGIDAFGYNAKDVNKYMGVKTNIREYFAKAKAYYDLILGVKPKFGGKKILIP; encoded by the coding sequence ATGAAAAAAATCATTAAAATCTTATTTAAATTTTTCCTGCTTCTTCTCGTTGCAGGAATTATTTTTATTGCCTGGGCAAATTACAGCATCAAAGAAAACAGCGATTCTTATATCTCTTACAATATTGCAGATATCCCCGAAACCAAAACCGCACTACTCCTGGGAACAAGTAAAAACCTGAACAGCGGACTTCCCAACGCTTATTTTTACAACCGGATTCAGGCTGCGGTAGATCTGTACAAGAGTGGGAAAATAGAATACATCATTGTAAGCGGTGACAATAGCCGAAAAAGCTATAATGAGCCTGAGGATATGCTTTTAACATTGGTTCATTACGGGATTCCCCATGACCGGATTTTCCTGGATCATGCAGGCTTCAGAACACTGGATTCTGTAGTGAGGGCAAAAGAAATTTTCGGGCAGACCAAACTGGTGATTATTTCTCAGAAATTTCATAATGAAAGAGCCGTGTTTTTAGCCAAAAAGAATGGCATTGATGCATTCGGATATAATGCGAAAGACGTCAATAAATATATGGGCGTTAAAACAAATATCAGGGAATATTTTGCTAAAGCAAAAGCGTATTATGATTTAATTTTGGGTGTTAAACCTAAGTTTGGAGGGAAGAAGATTTTGATTCCTTGA
- a CDS encoding FMN-dependent NADH-azoreductase — translation MMKILNIISSPIHEASASTKLGNAIVHKLQGKYPNSTVTVRNLTKQTLPHLEEIQMRSFFTADENRTPEQKEALKLSDEVVNEVMNADIIVINVPMYNFGISSTLKVWIDHLIRKDVTFKHSASGAQGMLNDKKVYLAISSGGIYSEGPRKHLDYTENYLRSVLDFIGITDVTVFRIEAQSKPDLKEEFAAKAMESISI, via the coding sequence ATGATGAAAATTTTAAATATAATTTCAAGCCCTATACATGAGGCTTCCGCAAGTACAAAATTAGGTAATGCTATTGTACATAAATTACAGGGAAAATACCCAAACAGTACCGTAACAGTAAGAAATCTGACAAAACAAACACTCCCACATCTGGAAGAAATTCAAATGAGATCATTTTTTACTGCTGATGAAAATAGAACACCAGAACAGAAGGAAGCATTAAAATTATCCGATGAAGTAGTGAATGAAGTGATGAATGCAGATATTATCGTGATTAATGTTCCGATGTATAATTTCGGAATCTCTTCTACTTTAAAAGTCTGGATAGACCATCTGATCAGAAAAGATGTTACCTTCAAACATTCTGCCAGTGGAGCCCAGGGAATGCTGAATGATAAGAAAGTATATCTTGCAATTTCCTCAGGTGGTATCTATAGTGAAGGGCCAAGAAAGCATCTGGATTATACCGAAAATTACCTTCGTTCTGTTCTTGATTTTATCGGAATCACAGATGTGACTGTCTTTAGAATAGAAGCCCAGAGCAAACCCGATTTAAAAGAAGAATTTGCTGCAAAAGCAATGGAAAGTATTTCAATATAA
- a CDS encoding TraR/DksA family transcriptional regulator: protein MSDERVRYSDADLQEFKAVIKEKIAKAEKDLALINESFINDQNNGTDDTSPTFKAFEEGAETLSKEQNAILAGRQEKFIRDLKNALIRIENKTYGVCRVTGKLIPKERLLAVPHATLSIEAKNMQK from the coding sequence ATGTCAGACGAAAGAGTAAGATACAGTGATGCTGATTTACAGGAATTTAAAGCAGTCATCAAAGAAAAAATTGCGAAAGCTGAGAAAGATTTAGCATTGATCAACGAAAGTTTCATTAATGACCAGAATAATGGTACTGATGATACATCGCCTACTTTTAAGGCTTTCGAAGAAGGTGCGGAAACTTTAAGTAAAGAACAGAACGCAATTTTGGCAGGAAGACAAGAAAAATTCATCCGTGACCTGAAAAATGCTTTAATAAGAATTGAAAACAAAACTTATGGCGTTTGCAGAGTAACCGGTAAATTGATTCCTAAAGAAAGACTTTTGGCAGTTCCTCACGCTACACTAAGCATCGAAGCGAAAAATATGCAGAAATAA
- a CDS encoding isochorismatase family protein, giving the protein MKTKFLSLIILAIIGLTNLNAQTKNMMKTKSSPILQKENTVLLLVDEQVGLLSGVRDISTADLRKNVVAMAKAAQIMGVPVIITAVGSDGLWGPVIPELTAALPNVTVIKRSLINAWDDPNVVKAIEATGRKQILIAGISLEVCASLPAISATQAGYDARVVLDASGTFNENKRVAGIQRLTTLGIPLTDYATAAVELLRDNADPKAHDVYGVLGLDFATTVWQLNDAVKKGYK; this is encoded by the coding sequence ATGAAAACAAAATTTTTAAGTTTAATTATACTTGCAATAATCGGGCTGACAAATCTTAATGCACAGACAAAAAATATGATGAAAACAAAATCCTCACCTATTCTTCAAAAAGAAAATACGGTATTGTTATTGGTAGATGAGCAAGTCGGGCTACTTTCCGGAGTAAGGGACATCAGTACTGCCGATCTTAGAAAAAATGTAGTAGCTATGGCAAAGGCAGCTCAAATTATGGGTGTGCCGGTAATTATTACAGCCGTAGGTTCAGACGGATTATGGGGACCTGTAATACCCGAACTTACCGCTGCCTTACCTAATGTAACTGTTATTAAAAGAAGCCTAATCAATGCATGGGATGATCCGAATGTTGTAAAAGCCATAGAAGCTACAGGTCGTAAGCAAATTCTGATTGCCGGTATTTCCCTTGAAGTGTGTGCATCTCTTCCTGCAATCTCAGCTACACAGGCCGGATATGATGCAAGAGTGGTACTGGATGCTTCAGGAACTTTTAATGAAAATAAAAGAGTTGCAGGTATCCAAAGACTTACGACTCTTGGAATTCCGTTGACTGATTATGCAACGGCAGCTGTAGAATTATTAAGAGATAATGCAGACCCTAAAGCTCATGACGTATATGGTGTGCTGGGCTTAGACTTTGCAACGACAGTTTGGCAATTAAATGATGCCGTAAAAAAAGGTTATAAATAA
- a CDS encoding RNA polymerase sigma factor, translating to MKSKSDSLLISLYQKGDEEALSTLIHRHQRELFTFIFYKINDEDLANDVFQDTFMKIIVMLKEGRYNEEGKFILWAKRIAHNLIIDHFRAKAKNIKVSETTFETDEYSIFDLLREPSENIEDQLVSNQIQEDLLRMLQFLPLNQQEVIKLRFFDGLSFKEIADHTDMSINTTLGRVRYALINLRKIMDENNIILTR from the coding sequence ATGAAATCAAAATCGGATAGTTTACTAATTTCCCTTTACCAGAAAGGAGACGAGGAGGCGTTGTCAACCCTTATTCATCGTCATCAGAGAGAACTGTTTACATTCATTTTTTACAAAATTAATGATGAAGATCTTGCCAATGATGTATTTCAGGATACATTCATGAAGATCATTGTAATGCTGAAAGAAGGACGCTACAACGAAGAAGGAAAGTTCATTCTTTGGGCAAAAAGAATCGCCCACAATCTTATTATAGACCATTTCAGAGCAAAAGCCAAAAACATCAAAGTTTCAGAAACTACTTTTGAAACAGATGAGTATTCTATTTTCGACTTACTAAGAGAACCATCAGAAAACATTGAAGATCAGCTGGTAAGTAACCAGATTCAGGAGGATCTTCTGAGAATGCTTCAATTTCTTCCCCTAAATCAGCAGGAAGTCATTAAATTAAGATTTTTCGACGGACTGAGTTTTAAAGAAATTGCAGACCATACCGATATGAGTATTAATACCACGTTGGGAAGGGTACGCTACGCTTTAATCAACCTGAGAAAAATCATGGACGAAAATAATATTATCTTGACCAGATAG
- a CDS encoding winged helix-turn-helix transcriptional regulator — translation MINKLNFDDEYLKKLEQNICYNKILNMADTLDVLAGKWKIPIIVCLSFKPKRFSEISKELKTITDRTLSKELKYLEENLLISRNIIDEYPLSIEYEITEHGLSLTRILMVLREWGELHREKILEHHREDSQSVHKI, via the coding sequence ATGATAAATAAATTAAATTTCGACGATGAGTATCTTAAAAAGCTCGAGCAGAATATTTGTTACAACAAAATATTAAATATGGCTGATACTCTTGATGTTTTAGCAGGAAAATGGAAAATTCCTATTATCGTTTGTCTTTCGTTCAAGCCAAAAAGATTTAGCGAAATTTCAAAGGAATTAAAAACTATTACAGACCGTACCTTATCCAAAGAATTAAAGTATTTGGAAGAAAATTTATTAATTAGCAGAAACATTATTGATGAATATCCTTTATCTATAGAATATGAAATTACGGAGCACGGACTGTCTCTCACAAGGATTTTAATGGTACTAAGAGAATGGGGTGAGCTTCATAGGGAAAAAATTCTTGAGCATCATCGTGAAGACTCTCAATCTGTACATAAAATATAA
- a CDS encoding DUF6576 domain-containing protein: MSELLILGIIIIAVLAFFNRDWIQKRFFPDRQKNYTIDDKFNSDKREREKEIDKLLSKMGKNGINDLSEKDRKRLDELSKM, translated from the coding sequence ATGAGCGAATTGTTAATTTTAGGAATTATTATCATTGCCGTTTTAGCGTTTTTCAATAGAGACTGGATCCAGAAGAGATTCTTTCCGGACAGACAAAAAAACTATACGATTGATGATAAGTTTAATTCCGATAAACGCGAAAGGGAAAAAGAAATCGACAAACTTTTGAGTAAGATGGGCAAAAACGGGATCAACGATTTATCTGAAAAAGACAGAAAAAGACTTGATGAATTGTCCAAAATGTAG